A genomic region of Xanthomonas campestris pv. phormiicola contains the following coding sequences:
- a CDS encoding SDR family NAD(P)-dependent oxidoreductase: MTSPNVPLVLSASSEPALHAAAQRLHAQCQALSEAQVQALCRQQLQGAHTEYRAALFANDRAGLCKGLALLAQGRAARNLVLGRADRVRQPVLVFPGQGPLWPGMTTGLAAALPDYRAALVDHARRLQPRLAWNLAQALDDGQSIDRLVRIQPLQFALASALAQTWRAFGIQPAAVVGHSVGEAAAAHAGGYLDPSAAAALTALWGEALTAIEGRGGMLAVAAALADLQPLLADLDEPVSVAAVNGPRSVTVSGTLATLARLQARLADAGLWAWEVPGGQVAGHGPQVDALREAVVARAPGHALHGEVPYYSSVAGARVPAERLDADYWFGVLRQTVRFQDSLQALIGDGHRLFVEVSPHPVLTSLIDEALRSAGVAGAAVATLDQRKDDRESLLQGLAHAFVHGAPVDWPRVLARLLPAQPATATATQTQTATEPEATAQAPQPTAPTVAAQGGDALLRAASLRERSVAEQRRLLLDLIAREMQALVDQGFANETQSFRDCGFTSLHVVEFADALSAALDLALPVTLVYDHPTPRALVQYLRDALGLLSPQETEDLPGIGVIHHDDPIAIVGMACRYPGAVDGPEALWDLLLQERDAISGYPTDRGWDLANLHDPEPGRFGKISTPSSGFLHEASAFDPGFFGISPREAITLEPQQRLLLEVCWEALERAGLDPGALHGSLTGVYAGIMGTEYGTQIQHAPEDVSGYGYMGTATCVAAGRVAYSLGLQGPALAIDSACSSSLVAIHTACEALRNGDCTLALAGGVTVMPTPGVLIDFSQQRVLSPDGRCKAFSASADGVGLGEGVGMLVLERLSQAEANGRRILGVIRGSAVNQDGASNGLTAPNGTAQQRVIRHALANAALQPQDVDAVDAHGTGTRLGDPIEANALLATYGQRPPERPLLLGSIKSNIGHTQAAAGVASVIKMVLAARHGTLPRSLHITAPSTEVDWSTGAIRLLSERQPWPEVAGRPRRAGISSFGVSGTNAHLILEQYPACAAEPGADTRAPLWPLAARSDAALRAAAERLAAHLQRQPALAAADVAYTLGVSRSRFACRAAVRGDSREALLEALQALADGSEHPGLLQGHAGGGEKKRVFVFPGQGAQWAGMGMDLYDTFAVYRQAIDQVETALRAHVDWSLSAVLRGAPEAPALERIDVVQPALFAVMVALARLWQSLGCTPDAVIGHSQGEIAAAHVAGALSLDEAVKIVAIRSRLMLAQAGTGAMATVGLSEPQAADLVARVDPALTLAVFNSPNATVVSGGTEAIERLLQSCERDGVMARRVAVDVAGHSPHLDGLRAPLLEHLAGLRPQATTLPFHSTVAGYAAAAPLDGRRLDAAYWCDNLCLPVRFADTVRALGGAGEVTFLECSPHPILLAALEDSVGERASSLGSLQRNRPGRACLEESLARLYVGGHDLNWRALSPTARIVELPTYPFEHRHVWLTAQDRSDVAGAGQRPTRHPLLGAAVELPEGGLLLTGTVGLGTQPWLADHAAAGVVLLPGTAFLDMLLHAASETDCGHVLELTLRAPLVLAEQDRVDLLLGVERPDAEGARLANVYARRHGDAAAAWTLHASAQLLPTAPQPLAPLELAWPPAGADAMESTALYQRLADAGYDYGPAFKGITAAWRDGDRSFVEVTLPETVQTGTHLLHPALLDAALHPLALGERDSADAPLRLPFALGGITAAADRPRRLRVLLQRLRADTHAVSAYDESGTPVLHIAALHLRAASRDTLRDLARVPPAHDLLRLAWSPLPAAPRVPRGTPRWAQLGHAPLPLDAPVHADMAALQRTLEDAAAPEALIWPLPVAQATDLAQAARALCSEVIAQLQAWLAEPRLAESTLLVVTRKAVATADGEALDPAQAAAWGLLHSAQNENPGRLLLLDTDAPLRDAAPVQAALAGAQRQLALRRGQWLAPHLARGTAQAALIPPAGDAAWRLEIARPGNLDDLALQPAPRAEAPLQPGQIRLAVRAAGVNFYDVVCALGLVPPQHELGTEAAGVVTEVGPGVDDLQPGDRVLAMGEGAFGPRLVADRRSSRKLPADWSFAQGAGFPVAFLTAYYGLVDLAQVRAGDKVLIHAAAGGVGQAALQLARHLGAEIFATAHPDKWPTLLALGVAPDHIASSRELGFAERFAAVLGAQGLDVVLNSLAGEAIDASLGLLGHGGRFVELGKTDVRDPEEIARRHPGRHYRYLDRPDKDPEATGRMLDALLQLVREGALTPLPITAFDLREAVQALRWMQQGRHTGKVVLTLPRRLDPDGTVLISGGTGTLGGLLARHLVGTGQARHLLLASRRGAQAEGAETLRQALEAEGAQVRVVACDLSDPQALDALLASIPAAHPLTGIVHTAGVLADATVPNLGEEELARVFAPKVDAAWLLHTRTRQLDLAQFALYSSSAGTLGSPGQANYAAANRFLDALAHERHRQGLPATSLAWGWWQPVTGLSGRLSAADNARIARTGLAPITAEHGHALFDAALAAPRPVVVAAPLNLQTLRRNQQAGALHPLLERLAGNAGGPRGDAATAKAQDLRQALAGLDAHARARQLQGVIAAQIAIVLGLEDASQVLADGTFKDIGIDSLMALELSNRLAKASGLRLAATLAYDQPTPAALASYLDEQLFPEGDASPTDAAGTDEAQVRALLAGISLAALREAGLLAPLLRLADAPEDAAAPAAASDLETASADELVALALATGTHAS, from the coding sequence GTGACCTCTCCGAACGTGCCCCTGGTCCTTTCCGCCTCCAGCGAGCCGGCGCTGCACGCCGCCGCCCAGCGCCTGCACGCCCAATGCCAGGCGCTGTCCGAGGCGCAGGTGCAGGCGCTGTGCCGGCAACAACTGCAGGGCGCGCACACCGAATACCGCGCCGCGCTGTTCGCCAACGACCGCGCCGGCCTGTGCAAGGGCCTGGCGCTGCTGGCGCAGGGGCGCGCGGCGCGCAACCTGGTGCTGGGGCGGGCCGACCGGGTCCGCCAGCCGGTGCTGGTGTTCCCGGGTCAGGGCCCGCTGTGGCCCGGCATGACCACCGGACTGGCCGCCGCGCTCCCCGACTACCGCGCGGCGCTGGTCGACCATGCGCGACGGCTGCAACCGCGCCTGGCCTGGAACCTGGCGCAGGCGCTGGACGATGGCCAGAGCATCGACCGCCTGGTGCGGATCCAGCCGTTGCAGTTCGCCCTGGCCTCGGCGCTGGCGCAGACCTGGCGGGCCTTCGGCATCCAGCCGGCGGCGGTGGTCGGCCATTCGGTGGGCGAAGCCGCCGCCGCGCACGCCGGCGGCTACCTGGACCCGTCCGCGGCCGCCGCACTGACCGCACTGTGGGGCGAGGCGCTCACCGCGATCGAGGGCCGCGGCGGGATGCTGGCGGTGGCGGCCGCGCTCGCCGATCTGCAGCCGCTGCTGGCCGACCTCGACGAGCCGGTCAGCGTGGCCGCCGTCAACGGCCCGCGCAGCGTGACGGTGAGTGGCACGCTGGCGACCCTGGCGCGCCTGCAGGCGCGGCTGGCCGACGCCGGCCTGTGGGCCTGGGAGGTGCCCGGCGGGCAGGTCGCCGGCCACGGCCCGCAGGTGGACGCGCTGCGCGAGGCGGTCGTGGCCCGGGCGCCCGGCCACGCACTGCACGGCGAGGTGCCCTATTACTCCTCGGTCGCCGGCGCGCGCGTGCCCGCCGAGCGGCTGGATGCGGACTACTGGTTCGGCGTGCTGCGCCAGACCGTGCGCTTCCAGGACAGCCTGCAGGCGCTGATCGGCGACGGCCACCGGCTGTTCGTCGAGGTGAGTCCGCACCCGGTCCTGACCTCGCTCATCGACGAGGCCCTGCGCAGCGCCGGCGTCGCCGGGGCGGCGGTGGCGACCCTGGACCAGCGCAAGGACGATCGCGAGAGCCTGCTGCAGGGACTGGCGCATGCCTTCGTCCACGGCGCCCCGGTCGACTGGCCGCGCGTGCTTGCGCGCCTGCTGCCGGCGCAGCCGGCAACGGCAACGGCAACGCAGACGCAGACGGCAACAGAGCCCGAGGCCACCGCGCAGGCGCCGCAGCCGACCGCGCCCACCGTCGCCGCGCAGGGCGGCGATGCCCTGTTGCGCGCGGCGAGCTTGCGCGAGCGCAGCGTGGCCGAGCAGCGCCGCCTGCTGCTGGACCTGATCGCGCGCGAGATGCAGGCGCTGGTGGACCAGGGCTTCGCCAACGAAACCCAGTCCTTCCGCGACTGCGGCTTCACCTCGCTGCACGTGGTCGAGTTCGCGGATGCGCTGTCGGCGGCGCTGGATCTCGCCTTGCCGGTGACCCTGGTGTACGACCACCCCACCCCGCGCGCGCTGGTGCAGTACCTGCGCGATGCGCTGGGGCTGCTGTCGCCGCAGGAAACCGAGGACCTGCCCGGAATCGGCGTCATCCACCACGACGACCCCATCGCCATCGTCGGCATGGCCTGCCGCTATCCCGGCGCCGTCGACGGCCCCGAAGCGCTCTGGGATCTGCTGCTGCAGGAACGCGACGCCATCAGCGGCTACCCCACCGACCGCGGCTGGGACCTGGCCAACCTGCACGACCCCGAGCCGGGCCGCTTCGGCAAGATTTCCACGCCCAGCAGCGGCTTCCTGCACGAGGCCTCGGCGTTCGACCCCGGCTTCTTCGGCATCTCCCCGCGCGAGGCGATTACCCTCGAACCGCAGCAGCGCCTGTTGCTCGAGGTCTGCTGGGAAGCGCTGGAACGCGCCGGCCTCGATCCGGGCGCCTTGCACGGCTCGCTGACCGGGGTCTATGCCGGGATCATGGGCACCGAGTACGGCACCCAGATCCAGCACGCCCCGGAAGACGTCAGCGGCTACGGCTACATGGGCACGGCCACCTGTGTGGCCGCCGGCCGCGTGGCCTACAGCCTGGGCCTGCAGGGACCGGCGCTGGCCATCGACAGCGCCTGTTCGTCGTCGCTGGTGGCCATCCACACCGCCTGCGAGGCGCTGCGCAACGGCGATTGCACGCTGGCCCTGGCCGGCGGCGTCACCGTGATGCCCACCCCGGGCGTGCTGATCGACTTCTCCCAGCAGCGCGTGCTGTCCCCGGACGGCCGCTGCAAGGCGTTCTCGGCCTCGGCCGATGGCGTGGGCCTGGGCGAAGGGGTGGGCATGCTGGTGCTGGAGCGGCTGTCGCAGGCCGAGGCCAACGGTCGCCGCATCCTGGGGGTGATCCGCGGTAGCGCGGTCAACCAGGACGGCGCCTCCAACGGCCTGACCGCGCCCAACGGCACCGCCCAGCAGCGGGTCATCCGCCATGCGCTGGCCAACGCCGCGCTGCAGCCGCAGGACGTGGACGCGGTCGATGCGCATGGCACCGGCACCCGCCTGGGCGATCCCATCGAAGCCAACGCGCTGCTGGCGACCTACGGCCAGCGCCCGCCGGAGCGGCCGCTGCTGCTCGGCTCGATCAAGTCGAACATCGGCCATACCCAGGCCGCCGCGGGCGTGGCCAGCGTCATCAAGATGGTGCTGGCGGCGCGCCATGGCACCCTGCCGCGCAGCCTGCACATCACCGCGCCCTCGACCGAGGTGGACTGGTCGACCGGCGCCATCCGCCTGCTCAGCGAACGCCAGCCCTGGCCGGAGGTGGCAGGACGGCCGCGACGCGCGGGCATCTCCTCCTTCGGCGTGTCCGGCACCAACGCACACCTGATCCTGGAACAGTACCCCGCGTGCGCGGCCGAGCCGGGCGCAGACACGCGCGCGCCGCTGTGGCCGCTGGCCGCACGCAGCGACGCCGCGCTGCGCGCCGCCGCCGAGCGCCTGGCCGCGCACCTGCAGCGGCAGCCGGCGCTGGCCGCGGCCGACGTCGCCTACACCCTCGGCGTCTCGCGCAGCCGCTTCGCCTGCCGCGCCGCCGTGCGCGGCGACTCGCGCGAGGCGCTGCTGGAAGCGCTGCAGGCGCTGGCCGACGGCAGCGAACATCCGGGGCTGCTGCAAGGCCACGCTGGCGGCGGCGAGAAGAAGCGGGTGTTCGTGTTCCCGGGCCAGGGCGCGCAGTGGGCCGGCATGGGCATGGACCTGTACGACACCTTCGCGGTCTATCGCCAGGCCATCGACCAGGTCGAGACGGCGCTGCGCGCGCATGTCGACTGGTCGCTGTCGGCGGTCTTGCGCGGCGCGCCCGAGGCGCCGGCGCTGGAACGCATCGACGTGGTGCAGCCGGCGCTGTTCGCGGTGATGGTGGCGCTGGCGCGCCTGTGGCAGTCGCTCGGCTGCACCCCCGACGCGGTGATCGGCCACTCGCAGGGCGAGATCGCCGCGGCGCACGTCGCCGGCGCGCTGAGCCTGGACGAGGCGGTGAAGATCGTGGCGATCCGCTCGCGGTTGATGCTGGCCCAGGCCGGCACCGGCGCGATGGCCACCGTCGGCCTGTCCGAGCCGCAGGCGGCCGACCTGGTCGCGCGGGTCGATCCCGCGCTGACCCTGGCGGTGTTCAACAGCCCGAACGCCACCGTGGTCTCCGGCGGCACCGAGGCCATCGAGCGGCTACTGCAGTCGTGCGAGCGCGACGGCGTGATGGCACGCCGCGTCGCCGTCGACGTGGCCGGCCATTCGCCGCACCTGGACGGCCTGCGCGCGCCGTTGCTGGAACACCTGGCCGGTCTGCGCCCGCAGGCGACGACGCTGCCGTTCCACAGCACCGTGGCCGGCTACGCGGCGGCCGCGCCGTTGGACGGACGCCGCCTGGACGCGGCGTACTGGTGCGACAACCTGTGCCTGCCGGTGCGCTTCGCCGACACCGTGCGCGCGCTCGGCGGCGCGGGCGAGGTCACCTTCCTGGAGTGCAGCCCGCATCCGATCCTGCTGGCGGCGCTGGAAGACAGCGTGGGCGAACGCGCGAGCAGCCTCGGCTCGTTGCAGCGCAACCGGCCGGGACGCGCGTGCCTGGAGGAAAGCCTGGCGCGGCTGTACGTCGGCGGCCACGACCTGAACTGGCGGGCGCTGTCGCCCACGGCGCGGATCGTGGAACTGCCCACCTATCCCTTCGAACACCGCCACGTCTGGCTCACCGCGCAGGACCGCAGCGACGTCGCCGGCGCCGGCCAGCGCCCGACCCGGCACCCGCTGCTGGGCGCCGCCGTGGAACTGCCGGAGGGCGGCTTGTTGCTGACCGGCACCGTCGGCCTCGGCACGCAGCCTTGGCTGGCCGATCACGCCGCCGCGGGCGTGGTGCTGCTGCCCGGCACCGCATTCCTGGACATGCTGCTGCACGCCGCCAGCGAAACCGATTGCGGCCACGTCCTGGAACTGACCCTGCGCGCGCCGCTGGTGCTGGCCGAGCAGGACCGCGTCGACCTGCTGCTCGGCGTGGAGCGGCCCGACGCGGAGGGCGCGCGCCTGGCCAACGTCTACGCCAGGCGCCATGGCGACGCTGCCGCGGCCTGGACCCTGCATGCCAGTGCGCAGTTGCTGCCCACCGCGCCGCAGCCGCTGGCCCCGCTTGAGTTGGCCTGGCCGCCGGCCGGCGCCGACGCAATGGAGTCGACCGCGCTCTACCAACGCCTGGCCGACGCCGGCTACGACTACGGCCCGGCCTTCAAGGGCATCACCGCGGCCTGGCGCGACGGCGACCGCAGCTTCGTCGAGGTCACCCTGCCCGAGACCGTGCAGACCGGCACCCACCTGCTGCATCCGGCGCTGCTGGATGCCGCCCTGCATCCGCTGGCCCTGGGCGAGCGCGACAGCGCCGACGCGCCGTTGCGCCTGCCCTTCGCGCTCGGCGGCATCACCGCCGCGGCCGACCGCCCGCGCCGGCTGCGGGTGCTGCTGCAGCGCCTGCGCGCGGATACGCATGCGGTCAGCGCCTACGACGAGAGCGGCACACCGGTACTGCACATCGCCGCGCTGCACCTGCGCGCGGCCAGCCGCGACACCTTGCGCGACCTGGCCCGGGTCCCGCCCGCGCACGATCTGCTGCGCCTGGCCTGGAGCCCGCTGCCGGCCGCACCGCGCGTGCCGCGCGGCACCCCGCGTTGGGCGCAACTGGGCCATGCACCGCTGCCGCTGGATGCGCCGGTACATGCCGACATGGCCGCGCTGCAGCGGACGCTGGAAGACGCCGCGGCGCCCGAGGCGCTGATCTGGCCGCTGCCGGTGGCGCAGGCGACGGACCTCGCGCAGGCCGCGCGGGCGCTGTGCAGCGAGGTGATCGCGCAACTGCAGGCCTGGCTGGCCGAGCCGCGCCTGGCGGAGAGCACGCTGCTGGTCGTCACCCGCAAGGCCGTCGCGACCGCCGACGGCGAAGCGCTGGACCCGGCGCAGGCGGCCGCGTGGGGCCTGCTGCACAGCGCGCAGAACGAAAACCCGGGTCGGCTGCTGCTGCTCGATACCGATGCCCCGCTGCGCGATGCCGCGCCGGTGCAGGCGGCGCTGGCCGGCGCGCAGCGGCAACTGGCGCTGCGCCGCGGGCAATGGCTGGCGCCGCACCTGGCCCGCGGCACGGCGCAGGCCGCGCTGATACCGCCTGCCGGGGACGCGGCGTGGCGGCTGGAGATCGCCCGCCCCGGCAATCTCGACGATCTGGCGCTGCAACCGGCGCCGCGCGCCGAAGCACCGCTGCAACCGGGACAGATCCGTCTGGCGGTGCGGGCGGCGGGCGTCAACTTCTACGACGTGGTCTGCGCCCTGGGACTGGTCCCGCCGCAGCACGAACTGGGCACCGAGGCCGCCGGCGTGGTGACCGAGGTCGGCCCGGGCGTGGACGACCTGCAACCCGGCGACCGGGTGCTGGCGATGGGCGAAGGCGCATTCGGCCCGCGGCTGGTCGCCGACCGGCGCAGCAGCAGGAAACTGCCGGCGGACTGGAGCTTCGCCCAGGGCGCCGGCTTCCCCGTCGCGTTCCTCACCGCCTACTACGGCCTGGTGGATCTCGCCCAGGTCCGCGCCGGCGACAAGGTGCTGATCCATGCCGCCGCTGGCGGCGTCGGCCAGGCCGCCCTGCAACTGGCGCGGCACCTGGGCGCGGAGATCTTCGCCACCGCGCATCCGGACAAGTGGCCGACCCTGCTCGCGCTGGGCGTGGCGCCGGATCACATCGCCAGTTCGCGCGAGCTGGGCTTCGCCGAGCGCTTCGCCGCCGTGCTCGGCGCACAGGGCCTGGACGTGGTGCTCAACTCCCTGGCCGGCGAGGCGATCGACGCCTCGCTGGGCCTGCTCGGGCACGGCGGCCGCTTCGTCGAACTGGGCAAGACCGATGTGCGCGACCCGGAGGAGATCGCGCGTCGCCATCCGGGCCGGCACTACCGGTACCTGGACCGCCCGGACAAGGATCCCGAGGCCACCGGGCGCATGCTCGATGCCTTGCTGCAACTGGTCCGGGAGGGGGCGCTGACGCCGCTGCCGATCACCGCCTTCGATCTGCGCGAGGCGGTCCAGGCGCTGCGCTGGATGCAGCAGGGCCGGCACACCGGCAAGGTGGTGCTGACCCTGCCGCGCCGGCTCGACCCGGACGGCACGGTGCTCATCAGCGGCGGCACCGGCACCCTGGGCGGCCTGTTGGCGCGGCACCTGGTGGGCACCGGGCAGGCACGGCACCTGCTGCTGGCCAGTCGCCGCGGCGCCCAGGCCGAAGGCGCGGAGACCTTGCGCCAGGCACTGGAAGCCGAGGGCGCGCAGGTGCGCGTGGTCGCCTGCGACCTGTCCGACCCGCAGGCGCTGGACGCGCTGCTGGCCTCGATCCCGGCCGCGCATCCGCTCACCGGCATCGTGCATACCGCCGGCGTGCTGGCCGATGCCACCGTGCCGAACCTGGGCGAGGAGGAGCTGGCACGGGTGTTCGCGCCCAAGGTGGATGCGGCCTGGCTGCTGCACACGCGCACCCGCCAGTTGGACCTGGCGCAGTTCGCGCTCTACTCCTCCAGCGCCGGCACCCTGGGCAGCCCCGGACAGGCCAACTACGCCGCCGCCAACCGCTTCCTGGATGCGCTGGCGCACGAGCGCCATCGCCAGGGCTTGCCGGCTACCTCCCTGGCCTGGGGCTGGTGGCAGCCGGTCACCGGGCTGTCCGGGCGCCTGAGCGCCGCCGACAACGCCCGCATCGCCCGCACCGGCCTGGCGCCGATCACCGCCGAGCATGGCCATGCCCTGTTCGACGCGGCGCTCGCCGCGCCGCGGCCGGTGGTCGTGGCCGCGCCGCTCAACCTGCAGACGCTGCGCAGGAACCAGCAGGCCGGCGCCCTGCATCCGCTGCTGGAACGCCTGGCCGGCAACGCCGGCGGCCCGCGCGGCGATGCCGCAACGGCCAAGGCGCAGGACCTGCGCCAGGCGCTGGCCGGGCTGGATGCGCACGCCCGCGCCCGCCAACTGCAAGGCGTCATCGCCGCCCAGATCGCGATCGTCCTGGGGCTGGAGGACGCCAGCCAGGTCCTGGCGGACGGCACGTTCAAGGACATCGGCATCGATTCGCTGATGGCGCTGGAACTGAGCAACCGGCTGGCCAAGGCCTCCGGGCTGCGGTTGGCGGCCACGCTGGCCTACGACCAGCCGACCCCGGCCGCGCTGGCCAGCTATCTCGACGAACAGTTGTTCCCGGAGGGCGATGCGTCCCCCACCGACGCCGCGGGCACCGACGAGGCGCAGGTGCGCGCGCTGCTGGCCGGCATTTCGCTGGCCGCGCTGCGCGAGGCCGGGCTGCTGGCGCCGCTGCTGCGGCTCGCCGATGCCCCGGAAGACGCGGCAGCGCCCGCCGCCGCATCCGATCTGGAAACCGCCAGCGCCGACGAGCTCGTCGCCCTCGCCCTGGCGACCGGGACGCACGCGTCATGA
- a CDS encoding acyl--CoA ligase, with product MSAGIAEAQVQALFRRVLPVEAGAPRAAFDAFAPLCHCLQRCGAGPGRAVLVVLPNGTDFVAAVFALLLLDAVPVLLPSAAPPARIRRVADLLGADLLIAPDPAPATTLAAAGTPLSPGLQALRLQGVALRGYQPGEVVLLTSGTSGIFSGCVFALADLLRNAARHAAAIGQGAGDRVLINLPMFYSFAFVAQLLCGYALGNEMVIAAPPFTPVHYRRLLQVQAITQSSLTPLMVQALAEADLDTLPPPLRRLTVGGDALPAARVTALLHRNPGLELYLTYGLTQAGPRVATLAAHREPPARHASVGRPLEGVEVWLRGQPGTDEGELMVATDTAMRRRIRAGEEDSAPPAHGQGRVIATGDRFHRDADGYLFFRQRNPSFLVRHGEKVCLRSVCDAVEALPGVLRAQAWVQQSPERADTASFTLDVQCSDPDLGERALRQHLAKVLLRSEQPDRLELSFAQDGGWQKTRR from the coding sequence ATGAGCGCCGGGATCGCCGAAGCGCAGGTGCAGGCGCTGTTCCGCCGCGTGCTGCCGGTGGAAGCCGGCGCGCCGCGCGCCGCGTTCGACGCCTTCGCGCCGCTGTGCCACTGCCTGCAGCGCTGCGGTGCCGGGCCGGGGCGGGCGGTGCTGGTGGTGCTGCCCAACGGCACCGATTTCGTCGCCGCGGTGTTCGCGCTGCTGCTGCTCGATGCGGTGCCGGTGCTGTTGCCCTCGGCGGCGCCACCGGCGCGCATCCGGCGCGTGGCCGACCTGCTCGGCGCCGACCTGCTGATCGCACCGGACCCGGCGCCGGCGACCACGCTGGCGGCGGCAGGCACGCCGCTGAGCCCCGGGCTGCAGGCGCTGCGCCTGCAGGGAGTCGCCCTGCGCGGCTACCAGCCGGGCGAGGTGGTGCTGCTCACCTCCGGCACCTCCGGCATCTTCAGCGGCTGCGTCTTCGCGCTCGCCGACCTGCTGCGCAATGCCGCACGGCATGCCGCGGCGATCGGCCAGGGCGCCGGCGACCGCGTGCTGATCAACCTGCCGATGTTCTATTCCTTCGCCTTCGTGGCGCAGTTGCTGTGCGGCTACGCGCTGGGCAACGAGATGGTGATCGCCGCGCCGCCGTTCACCCCAGTGCATTACCGGCGCCTGCTGCAGGTCCAAGCCATCACCCAGTCGTCGCTGACCCCGCTGATGGTGCAGGCCTTGGCCGAGGCCGATCTGGACACGCTGCCGCCGCCGCTGCGGCGCCTGACCGTGGGCGGCGACGCCCTGCCCGCCGCGCGCGTGACCGCGCTGCTGCACCGCAACCCGGGGCTCGAGCTGTATCTCACCTACGGCCTGACCCAGGCCGGCCCGCGCGTGGCGACGCTGGCGGCACATCGCGAACCGCCGGCGCGGCATGCCTCGGTCGGCCGTCCCCTGGAGGGCGTGGAGGTCTGGCTGCGCGGCCAGCCGGGGACGGACGAGGGCGAACTCATGGTCGCCACCGACACCGCGATGCGGCGGCGCATCCGCGCCGGCGAAGAGGACAGCGCGCCGCCCGCGCACGGCCAGGGCCGCGTGATCGCCACCGGCGACCGCTTCCATCGCGATGCCGATGGCTATTTGTTCTTCCGGCAACGCAACCCGTCCTTCCTCGTGCGTCATGGCGAGAAGGTCTGCCTGCGCTCGGTCTGCGACGCGGTCGAGGCGCTGCCCGGCGTGCTGCGCGCACAGGCCTGGGTGCAGCAGAGCCCGGAGCGCGCAGACACCGCGTCTTTCACCCTGGACGTGCAGTGCTCGGACCCGGACCTGGGCGAGCGCGCCCTGCGGCAGCACCTGGCCAAGGTCCTGCTGCGCAGCGAGCAACCGGACCGGCTGGAACTGAGCTTCGCCCAGGACGGCGGCTGGCAGAAGACCCGCCGCTGA
- a CDS encoding beta-ketoacyl-[acyl-carrier-protein] synthase family protein, whose amino-acid sequence MSDPQEVWVTGMAWCTALGEDLDAVWQALLAGRSGIAPIASEAPLRSLLGAPVGGLDPELPPRARQHRLAATTLHRALQDAGLDPSCTDVLPVLATSYGHHLDVPETESLSLWAHEAAHAAGCRTPPVTVSTACSAGADALLAGLSFLRNGLASACVCGGADILTPGKRLGHSQLGTLASGGLRAFDQAHDGTLLGEGAGFLVLEAAAAARARGARCHGVLAGAGSANDALSAVAPDTSGTALALAVQRALRSAGIDAAQVDLISTHGTGTRLNDTLEATTYGALFADAPRPPLLFGTKGAFGHTLGATGALEAITVLLALDAQAVPPIVGLEQPIADARLPLATGTPTPWAARIGLSVTLGFGGFDTCLVLRRAQETRP is encoded by the coding sequence GTGAGCGACCCGCAGGAGGTCTGGGTGACCGGAATGGCCTGGTGCACCGCCCTGGGCGAGGACCTGGACGCGGTCTGGCAGGCGCTGCTCGCCGGCCGCTCGGGGATCGCGCCGATCGCCTCCGAGGCGCCCTTGCGCAGCCTGCTCGGCGCGCCGGTCGGCGGGCTGGACCCCGAACTGCCGCCGCGCGCGCGACAGCATCGGCTGGCCGCCACGACCCTGCACCGCGCGCTGCAGGATGCCGGCCTGGACCCTTCCTGCACCGACGTCCTGCCGGTGCTGGCGACCAGCTACGGCCATCACCTGGACGTGCCGGAGACCGAATCGCTGTCGCTGTGGGCGCACGAGGCGGCCCACGCGGCCGGCTGCCGGACACCGCCGGTGACGGTCAGTACCGCCTGCTCGGCGGGCGCCGATGCCTTGCTGGCCGGGCTGAGCTTCCTCCGTAACGGGCTTGCCAGCGCCTGCGTCTGCGGCGGCGCGGACATCCTCACGCCCGGCAAGCGCCTGGGCCATTCGCAACTGGGCACCCTGGCCAGCGGCGGCCTGCGCGCCTTCGACCAGGCCCACGACGGCACGCTGCTGGGCGAAGGCGCGGGCTTCCTGGTGCTCGAGGCCGCCGCCGCGGCGCGCGCGCGCGGCGCGCGCTGCCATGGCGTCCTGGCCGGGGCCGGCTCGGCGAACGATGCGCTCAGCGCGGTGGCGCCCGACACCTCCGGCACCGCCCTGGCGCTCGCGGTGCAACGGGCGCTGCGCAGCGCCGGCATCGACGCGGCCCAGGTCGACCTGATCAGCACCCATGGCACCGGCACGCGCCTGAACGACACACTCGAGGCCACAACCTACGGCGCGCTGTTCGCCGATGCGCCGCGTCCGCCGCTGCTGTTCGGCACCAAGGGCGCCTTCGGCCACACCCTGGGCGCGACCGGCGCGCTGGAAGCGATCACCGTGCTGCTGGCGCTGGACGCGCAGGCGGTGCCGCCCATCGTCGGCCTGGAACAGCCGATCGCGGACGCGCGATTGCCGCTGGCCACCGGCACGCCCACGCCATGGGCCGCGCGGATCGGCCTCAGCGTGACCCTGGGCTTCGGCGGCTTCGATACCTGCCTGGTGCTGCGGCGGGCGCAGGAGACGCGCCCATGA
- a CDS encoding acyl carrier protein, producing the protein MNETEKTIVDILVDDLFVSTPRADIDLHANLRTALGLDSLGFSELRAQCEYAFGVKIEDADFNPKHFDSVHTLAQLLTALKAG; encoded by the coding sequence GTGAACGAGACCGAGAAAACCATCGTCGACATCCTGGTCGACGACCTGTTCGTCAGCACGCCCCGGGCGGACATCGACCTGCATGCCAACCTGCGCACCGCGCTGGGGCTGGACTCGCTGGGGTTCAGCGAGCTGCGCGCGCAGTGCGAGTACGCCTTCGGCGTCAAGATCGAGGACGCGGACTTCAATCCGAAGCACTTCGATTCGGTGCACACGCTGGCGCAGTTGCTGACCGCGCTGAAGGCCGGATGA